One part of the Solanum dulcamara chromosome 3, daSolDulc1.2, whole genome shotgun sequence genome encodes these proteins:
- the LOC129881836 gene encoding uncharacterized protein LOC129881836: MVNEMGNTNSSGDQENAAVDAQQKGETAGNANGVKEENNITPEGESKDYHEKAAALPTFDTSTDKELQLKNSEDDKTDEDKGETQIKQCSEVQTGANDIVSEVTNIETHTSQYGQKVDQLMESILEENDAVHDQACKKKGEAEGSLSNDEVLESDPVESSSVATDKVEEHFNSSPSEEQETPEDGRSGQNENKTLLISSEISLADKTVVADANDQNVTTQQDACLMGELDAIEDLANEEKHEIMRAENSCSIRVDLDETPKVESSQSDATGSLLADSPRVTPSSSFGAVIETQGKCMVHTPETELTSNESENTVKKCDPKEPEAFMQAVPEMQNDNSAPSVESHPIEATEEKLPGNNTNTDSVMDYSIEEDKARSDINIQPDILYHDHVPPVEQHVHFEETFEMVPEIGVLPTEFIGTTTKENGFLEKEKEGVEKSSEKEIREECILHLGPSKPENGVDIAYVDGRIQGFESVEAQKERNTDLREHDNCEFVVTEDSSVFELNISEIEIPKIADFAETENTQNVQPSLDTLTYSNGKSDFDQKVPNFHYETPSKAPESIGRLSLETIPEKSSNGIDLRKSPSFDFGIHRRSSESDQTPLLCPEKTPTRSLSLGSNAKFPNSTMRIEHNRNSLDYEAVAVEEKTIRVERSDSDISSAPLLGLSNKGENGDLKVTSETQQVHVAVMKGEELQASQEKETSLTSPKGRGKRKPRPSFFTTCICCTTATHY; encoded by the exons ATGGTAAATGAGATGGGGAACACAAATTCATCAGGAGATCAAG AGAATGCTGCAGTTGACGCTCAACAGAAAGGCGAAACTGCTGGCAATGCAAATGGTGTTAAAGAAGAAAACAACATAACTCCAGAAGGTGAAAGCAAAGATTATCATGAGAAAGCTGCAGCTTTGCCTACTTTTGACACTTCAACAGATAAAGAACTTCAGCTTAAGAACTCTGAAGATGACAAAACAG ATGAAGATAAGGGAGAGACACAGATTAAGCAGTGTTCAGAAGTTCAAACAGGTGCTAATGACATAGTGAGTGAAGTCACTAATATTGAAACACATACTTCTCAATATGGGCAAAAAGTTGATCAACTTATGGAGTCAATTTTGGAGGAAAATGATGCAGTTCATGACCAAGCATGCAAAAAGAAAG GTGAGGCGGAAGGAAGTTTATCAAATGATGAAGTCTTGGAGTCCGATCCAGTTGAATCCTCGAGTGTTGCTACTGATAAAGTAGAAGAACACTTCAATTCATCGCCAAGTGAGGAACAAGAAACTCCAGAGGACGGAAGATCAGGACAGAATGAGAATAAAACTCTGTTGATCAGCTCTGAAATTTCACTTGCAGATAAgactgttgttgctgatgccaATGATCAAAATGTAACCACTCAACAAGACGCATGCTTGATGGGAGAATTGGATGCCATAGAAGATTTGGCAAATGAGGAGAAACATGAGATTATGAGGGCTGAAAATAGTTGCTCAATTAGAGTTGATTTGGATGAAACTCCTAAAGTGGAGTCCAGTCAAAGTGATGCTACAGGCTCACTGTTGGCAGACAGTCCACGGGTTACTCCATCGAGTTCATTTGGAGCAGTTATTGAGACACAAGGCAAATGCATGGTTCATACTCCAGAGACTGAATTGACATCAAATGAATCAGAAAACACAGTAAAGAAATGTGATCCGAAGGAACCTGAGGCATTTATGCAGGCAGTGCCTGAAATGCAGAATGACAATTCAGCTCCTTCAGTTGAATCACACCCCATAGAGGCTACGGAGGAAAAACTACCAGGAAACAACACTAACACTGATAGTGTAATGGATTATTCAATTGAGGAGGATAAGGCGAGGAGCGACATAAATATTCAACCTGATATTCTTTATCATGATCACGTGCCACCAGTAGAACAACATGTGCATTTTGAAGAAACATTTGAAATGGTGCCTGAAATTGGAGTACTCCCTACCGAATTCATTGGAACAACTACAAAAGAAAATGGTTttcttgaaaaagaaaaggaaggagTTGAGAAGTCTAGTGAAAAGGAAATAAGGGAGGAGTGCATATTGCACTTGGGGCCATCAAAACCGGAAAATGGTGTCGATATAGCATATGTGGATGGAAGAATACAGGGGTTTGAGTCTGTCGAAGCTCAGAAAGAACGCAACACAGACTTGAGAGAACACGATAACTGTGAATTTGTTGTTACTGAGGACTCTAGTGTTTTCGAACTCAATATATCAGAAATAGAGATACCGAAAATTGCAGACTTTGCTGAGACAGAAAATACACAGAATGTTCAACCAAGTCTTGACACATTAACATATTCCAATGGAAAATCTGATTTTGATCAAAAGGTGCCAAATTTTCATTATGAAACCCCTTCCAAAGCACCAGAGAGTATTGGAAGGTTAAGTCTCGAAACGATCCCAGAGAAATCAAGCAACGGAATTGACCTTCGAAAGTCTCCAAGCTTCGATTTTGGTATTCACAGAAGATCTTCTGAATCAGATCAAACTCCACTTCTCTGTCCAGAGAAAACTCCTACAAGAAGCTTATCACTTGGCTCCAATGCAAAGTTCCCAAACTCAACTATGAGAATTGAACACAACAGAAACTCACTAGACTACGAGGCAGTAGCAGTCGAAGAAAAGACTATTCGAGTGGAAAGAAGTGATTCTGACATTTCCAGTGCTCCTCTTTTAGGCTTGTCAAACAAAGGAGAAAATGGCGATCTAAAGGTTACATCTGAAACACAACAGGTCCATGTTGCTGTTATGAAAGGAGAGGAATTGCAGGCAtcacaagaaaaggaaacttctCTAACTTCACCAAAAGGGAGAGGAAAACGCAAGCCTAGGCCATCTTTCTTTACCACTTGCATATGTTGCACAACAGCTACTCATTATTGA